CGCGCAGCAGTAGTCCCAGCCGGACATCACCGTGGGCGCGCAGCCCGGCGCGGGCGGCAGGCGAGAACAGGACCAGCGCAGGCCACGCCAGCAGCGCAGCCAGGCAGGCAGCTTCCAGGCCCTGCAGGCCCAGCCCCAGGCCGGCAGCCCCTGTGACAGCAGCCAGGCGCAGCCCGGCTTCCAGCAGCACCAGCTTGGAATAGGGATGCCACTGGTCCATCGCCTGCAGCGCGCCCGACAAGGCAGCATGAACGGCGAACACGAGGCTTGTGGCCAGGAGGATGCCCACAATGGTCCACTGCTGGCCCGAGCCGCCGATGCTGAACGGCACGGTCACCGCCGCCACGGCTACGGCCAGCACCGTGCCTGTGATCAGCGCACTTGCCGTGATGGACCCGCCCCTCGGCGTACCCGCCGGAGCGAGCAGGCTGCGGCCCACCGCCCGAGTGGACTCGGCCGCGATCCCGTTCAGGATCCCGTACACGGCAAAGAGTGCTCCCCAGAAAGCGAGGAAATCTGCATTGGCCGAGGCAGTGAGGTTCCGCGCTGCCACCACCAGGATGAGGAACCCGGACAACGCCGCGAACACCGACACCGCACCCACGCCGGTGGCCTGTCGCGAATCGATGCCGGGCACTCGGTTCTCCTATTGTTAGCTGCCGGTCCGTCCCATAGCATCAACCTGCTCCATGTGCGGGCCGGGAGGAAGTAAATCCCGCCCACACTACGCGCCGGACGGGTTTCAACGCCACAGCCGGGGCTGCGCTGCACGCTCTGTATTTCCTCGTCCCCGTTGTCCCGACGGAAGGAAAGCGGCAATGGAAACAATCGATGTGCTCCTGCCCTACTACGGCGACGTGGGCTTCCTGAAGGCGGCAGCGCAGAGCGTACTCGACCAGGACTACCCTGACTGGCGGCTGGTGGTCCTTGACGATGCGTATCCCGACGACGAGCCCGCCCGCTGGTTCGCGGCACTCGCCGATCCGCGGGTGACTTACATCCAGAACCCTGCGAACCTTGGTGCCAGCGGGAACTACCGCAAGGCGCTGGCTCTCGCAGAAGCACCCATTGTGGTGATGATGGGCGCTGACGACCTGATGCTGCCGTCCTATCTGAGTGCCGTGGCAACCGCGCTTACCGCCCACCCGGATACGTCCGTGGTCCAGCCGGGAGTGGTGGTCATTGACGAATACGGTGCCCGGAGCCGGACCATCACCGACATGGTCAAGCGGCTTGCCTCACCCCGGCCGCGGCCCGAGTTGACCATCGGCGGCGAGGACATGGCCGCCAGCCTGCTGCATGCCGGCTGGCATTACTTTCCGTCCCTGGCCTGGCGGACCGAAGAGATGCAGCGGTTCGGCTTCCGGCCGGGGTACGACGTCGTCCAGGACCTCGCGCTCCTGCTGGACATCGCGGCCGCCGGCGGTTCCATGCTCCTGATCAGCGACCCCGTCT
This Arthrobacter sp. zg-Y20 DNA region includes the following protein-coding sequences:
- a CDS encoding glycosyltransferase family 2 protein, producing METIDVLLPYYGDVGFLKAAAQSVLDQDYPDWRLVVLDDAYPDDEPARWFAALADPRVTYIQNPANLGASGNYRKALALAEAPIVVMMGADDLMLPSYLSAVATALTAHPDTSVVQPGVVVIDEYGARSRTITDMVKRLASPRPRPELTIGGEDMAASLLHAGWHYFPSLAWRTEEMQRFGFRPGYDVVQDLALLLDIAAAGGSMLLISDPVFQYRRHSSSDSSVRAVDGRRFAEERRFFREEAARFRELGWKKAALAADLHWTSRLHALLVLLRSVRRPTVQGTVVLGRHVLT